One candidate division WOR-3 bacterium genomic window, CCTTCTCCACCGATTGGAGTGGTAACATCTTTGTAGGAATTGAGAATGGTTACGTAGTGTTGAATAACGGAGCCACCATTAGCAATCTCACTGCCTATATTTCTAATAGTGGATTTTTGGGCTACGGAACCTATAGACAGGGTAATAGTGATGTTACCGTCGTCTTCAAGTCATCTAATGGCACTGTAAGCTGGCAGATCTACGGAGATGCCATCGTGTTTGGTAACATACTCCTCAGACACTACTATGTGGGTTCTGATGGAAGGGCCTATGCCTGGTGGATTATTTCACCGGATGACTCCCTCTACTTTGAGATCAACTGGGCTCAGAGGTTCGCCCGTGTGGTCTATCCTGGTACCTTTATGTACGGTAATGTAATGGTCTATAACTTGACAGGTACCATCTATGCTGATTCCGGCTTCATTGGCCAGGGTTATGTGAGGATCGGTGACCAGAACAATTATGTGGAGATCCCCATTCAGTTTAGATCTAATCCTAATGGAAAGCTTTATGGAGTGCTTCCAAATTATCTTTCCCTGCCCGATGGTCAAGGTATAACGGTGAATATCTACGGTATCAATGTTACGATAACAGAAGATGGAATTACAGGTTATGGCCAGGTAAATCTTGAGAATATAAGTTTCTACGTTGAATTTACTGCTCTCTACAACGGTTATATCGATGCCACCGTAAGGGATGGCTACATTAATCTCGGAAACATTGTAATCAAAGAGATCAACATCCACCTTTATCCCTTCACCGCCTCTGGTTTTGTTTACATTCCAGAATTCCAGGGCGGCATCTACGTGGTTCTAAAGGCCAATGGCAATGGTGGACTGAGCCTTTACGTTCCCGGATTTGACTTTTATGTAAATGGTTTCCACATTTACGGTAACTTCCAGTATGTATCTGGTTCCCTATTCTTCCAGGGTGGTGTTGAGATACCGGGTGGTGGTGCAGGCAGTGTTGATTATCTCTACGCTACTTCCCATGGTATAGACAGTTGTTCAATCACTCTAAGGAATATATACATCAACGGTTTCCACATCGTTTATGCCAATGGACGGTTTGCTTCTAATCCAGGAAGGATTATTCTCAGCGGAAACTTCGATTTGTCGAACCTGTCTGGATATATAGGGGTTAATAATATCTACTTTAACAATCTTATGATTTCCTCCGATGGTAGATTCCTTGGTTGTGAATTGGTAGGGGTCCAGAATTTCCACATTGGCGACTTCTTTGCCTTCTCAGGCGAGTTTGGCTTCTTTGAGAACTACATGGTAATATACTATGCCCAGATAGATTTCTCTAATCTTTCTAATGTAAATGGTAGGGTAAGGTTTGAGAACATTGCGATTTCTTACGATGGTCACATAGTATATGCCTCAGCTATAGGTCTTGAATACCTGAATGTGGGTGCATTCCACGCTTCGGGTTGGCTTTACTTTGTGAACAGTGGTGTTAGCCTAACGGGTAGAGTAGAACTGGATAACATTGGTTATGCTTATGTGAAAGAGTTACTGCTCGATAGCCATGGAAACATTCTCGGTCTGACTGAGGCAGGTTGTAGTTTCACCCTCGGTGGGTATGGCTTTACCGGAATTTTAACCTTCCCTGCTAATAACAGAATCTACTTTGAAGGTAGTGTACATCTTCCAGTCTTTATAAGCGGTGATGCGACGGGCTCTATACTTCTTGAGAGGACACCCGATGGTCAGGGAGGTGTCCTTGGAACAGGTTATAATGTTCTTGCGGGTTCTCTCTCAATTCCTGATTTCATGATGGGCGGTTACCACTTCCTCGGTGGTTCCTTTGCCTTTGACTCTGTGGGTGTTGCGGGTAGGGCAAGGATTAGTGTTCCTGAGGTATGCGAAGTTGAATTAAGACTGTCCTTTAACTGGGACGGTACCTTCAATTATGCTTATCTTGCTGCTACAGGGATGAACATCCCCATTGGCTCCACAGGTCTCTTTATAAACGGGATGGGTGGTGGAGTTTACCATTTCACTACCCCTTATGAATACTGGATGTTTACTTTGTGGGGACTTGTATCTGATCCTGTAAGGGTCCTTGCCCTTGATGCTACGATTGAGATTACTACCGATGGTCGAGTGTCTGGATTGGGCCATCTAATGGTTGCTCAGTATACATGGGCTTCAGCAGGGTTTGATGTCTATACGAGACTTGGATACTTAGATGCCTATGGATGGTTGGGTGAGGATCCAACGGAAGGTATCTCCTTCTGGGGTTGCTATATCCGTGGTCAAGATTCGGTTTATTACAACTGGATTAATGTGGATGCCTGGGGCAAAGGCAATTTGAGTATAAGTGTTTGGTTTGTAAGTCTCGATGCCTGGTTTGGTTTTGCTTATGATCTCTCCACATGGCCCTTTGTTTACGGTCCTTACTGGAGACAGAGACTTTACAACAGCGGTATCGGTGCTTCGGGGCTTGCCTTTGATTATCTTGCTGGTATAAATGTGACTTGGAATCCAGCAAGGCATCGTTTCGATTATGATGTATGGTGGGGCCCTGTGGACCAGCAGAACCCTGGTAATGCACCCTTTGTCAGTGATATGGTCTTCGTTGGCCCGTACCCTGATATGGGGCTGGATTATGATTACATAGGTGGCGAACCGTACATCAGACCTTATGATACCTACGAGGTACCTGGTGGATACACCTGGGTTAACCTCGGCGCCGATAACAGTGGTTACTTTGACTTCAACTACTTTGGTAATTCCGGCATAGTTTACCTTGGCCTCTACATAAATTCTACCGCCGCCCAGACTGTCTATCTCAGGTATGGAATTGCTGGCGAATTCAAGTTATTTGAGGATGGAAATGTTGCGGTATATGGAAACAATGGCTATGCACAACCTGATCAATATAGTTACGCTTTGAACTTTAGCCAGCCTGGTTGGAAATATGTAATGTTCAAGATCAGGAAGTTGTACGACCAGTGGGGTCTATATCTCCGGGTCACGGATTCCAATGGTAATATCATTGATGGAGTCTCTTATCAGCCCAACAGACCCGAACAGGTTGTAGTTTATCATGACAGGGGCCTTTCCTGGGACTTCTACAGATTTGATAGGCAGAATAATGTAAGTGTAGAGGGCGGAAAGTTCGTACTCAGGGCAGAAGGTAGGCCACTTAGACAAACCTACATGAAGGATAAGACCCATTATCCAAGGATTGACTTCCCGTCTTTCAAGGTCAATTTCATGCTAAACGGAGTAGCCAGAAACGATTCTACTTTAATCCTTATGAGTGATTCTACTTTACAGAGATATTACGGTGTCCTCTTCTACTATCCTTCCAAGGGTGATGAAGTGGTAGGTGAGATTTTGGGCGCCGGTGAAAAGACTGGTGTTAAGACAAGCTTCTATGTGGGTAGATGGTACACTCTTGAGTTTGTCTTTGAGCCCGAATCACTCTACCTCTATACCTATGAATTTAGCAGGTCGAGACCTATAAGACCGTTGTTCTCCTTCAAACTTGATGGTGACTGGAATCCCGCCTTTTACGCCAGTGTTGGAGGTAATGACAATGTACTCTATCTTGACAATTACGTGGTCAGACATGATTGGCAAACTACGATGTTGAATATTGAGACACCCCATCCATATCCCAACAATGCGAGATTAACATGGACTATTGAAGACACTTCGGCTTCCTTTATCAGGCTCCACTTCGAGAACTTTAGCACCGACTACTGGGATAGCCTCTACGTAAAAGATCAGTATGGCAGAGTCTGGTATACTTATAATGGTCCTAACTTAGGTAGCTTCTCCACACCTCCAATTCCTTCTAAGAAGGTAATTATTGAATTCCATTCCGATGCTTCCGTTAGAGACTATGGCTTTAAGGTTGATTATGTAAGGTCCAGAAAGGATGTACCTTACTTCTATAGCACACCCTGGTACATTGCGACGCCTTCTCCCATTCCAAATAACTGGGAACAAACTTACATGATAAACATTCCTGATGCTAAAGCAATCAAAATCTGCTTCAGCAACTTCAATATGAGTATAACGGATTCTATAAGTGCCGATTCAGTCATCCTTTTTGATGGAAACGGAAATAGGTATGGTGCATATACTGGTAACCTTGGTACATTCTTCGCAATTGCTATTCCTGGCAACACAGTCAATATAAGGGTGAAAACCGATAATGTTGTGCAGTCTCAAGGATTCAGAGTGCCATATGTTTCCTACATTACCAATGACTATACTGGTGTAAATGATAGGACTGTCACCTTCAAACCAGCAGAGGGTGAGATTGTAAAAGGAGATATCCTAAAACTTTCCATTTCCTCAGTAGGTGGCAATGTAAAGGCGGTAATCTATGATGTTCTTGGCCGTTCTGTGACCTCCAGTTCTTACTATGTAAGTAGAGAGACCAGTTCGCTCGACGTGAACATTTCCGATTTGCCTGCTGGAGTCTTCTTTGTCAGGGTGTACGATGAAAACGGCAATGAGATTGTAGCTAAGAAGTTTTTAAAGGTAAGATAAGGAGGTAAGCCATGAAAAGGTTTGCTTTAATATCAATTTTCCTTCTCCTGGGTATAGCGTACGGATTTGATCTCCAGTCGCTGTTAGTTGTGCCGAAGACGAAGAATGCTACCATCGAGGTTAATTACCACTATAGCAGAAGCTCTAAATACGGTTCTGAGGAAAGGGACTTGAAAGCTGTCTATACTATGGGTAATCCCGTGTCTCTGACGATCTCTGAAGGAGATAAACCGCTTGGTACTATCTACTATGATAATCAGGGGAAGGTCGTGAAGCAGGAATTCCAGGGCAAGGTTTTTGAAGGTGTCAATCTCGAAGTTAAAGGCACGATGCCGGAATACAAGGTGGTTGAGAAGAAACCTGTAAGCTATAAGGGTAAAGGCGCATTGGTGGTTACTTCTGTTAGAGAACATTCCCAAGAGGATACCAAGGGCCATCTGGTCATGAGAACCGTTGTTAACTCTACCAAGAAGGATTACTACGATGAAGAAACGGGGCTTCTTCTGAGGCAAGAGATTACCACCGATGTTGTCCAGAAAACTTTCACGGTCTTTGATAAAGAAAGGCCGCTTAATGAGAGAGTAAACCGGATAAGCGAGGTACTGGAAGCAAAGTGAGCAAGGTAGGCGGGTCCCCCTTCGGGGGACCCGCCCAAAACATGAAACACAAATCTAAAATTTTAAAAATTGGCAGCGCAAATGAAAAATCATATTGATCACAATTTGGTTCTATTTGACCTATTTTCTGCTGTAATTCTGATGCCTATTCGAGCCTCCTTTTCTTGTTGTAAGCCCTGTTAAGCTCCATTTGTAATTTGATTATCGTTTGTGTTGATTTTACTATCTTTATGTTATCCTTCAAGCTCATTAACTTCCTTTTTACTTCTTCACTTACCCCTTCTGCTCTTATCTTAAAACCCTGTTTAGAGGCGTGTCTTTCTAATATCTCTTTGCTCTTCTACCTTTTTCTGTTTTCCACAACCATTTTCCTTTGCTAAGACCACACTGTATTGCTTCTCGCTTACAGAATAGAAAATGCAGTATGATCGCCGTTTTATTGTTTTGATATTTTTGATGAAACAGCCCTATTTTGAGCCGATTAATTTGAGAAACGCCGCGAAATTGCAAAAAATTAACTTTATAATATAAAGGTTTATAACTAAGGGGAGGCGGTATTTATGAAAGAAAAGGATTTAAATTTTGAAGACAAACTTTGGAAAGCAGCGGATAAATTAAGAAAAAAAATAGAAGTTCATGAGTATAAATATGTTGTTTTAGGGCTTATATTTTTGAGGTATATTTCATTTGCATTTGAGGAAAAAAAGAAGGAAATTCAAAGAGAAATAAAAAAATTTCCACAGAAAATAAGAGCTAAAGTTTCTGAAGATAGAGATATTTATCAATCTAATGGAATACTTTATATCCCAGAAAACGCAGGATGGGATTATATAAAGAAAAACGCTAACCAACCTAATATCGGGGAAATAATTGATAAAGCAATTGAAACATTGGAAAATGAATACCCAAAACAATTGAAAGATGTTATCCCAAGAATTTATTCAAAGGTAAACCTTGACCAGTTTGACCTTGCTTATCTTATAAACCTCTTCTCTGAAATTGAATTTGACGAAGAACATTTAGGAAAAGATATTTTCGGAAGAATTTATGAGTATTTCCTCGGTAAATTTACCGAAGCGGAAGGTAAAAAGGGAGGTGAGTTCTATACCCCACGCTCATTGACAAAACTTATCGTTGAAATTTTAGATGTCAAAGAAGGGAAAATATTTGACCCTGCCTGTGGCTCCGGAGGTTTTTTCGTTTCAGCACTTGAAAAATTACAAAAAGAAAACATTGAAAAAGAAAGGTTATCTATCTACGGCCAAGAATCTAAAGAGTTCGTGTGGAAGGTCTGCAAAATGAACCTCGCAATCAGAAATACCGAAGGAGATATAAGATGGGGCGACTCCTACCACGATGATAAATTCTTTGACTTAAGAGCTGACTATGTGGTCTCTAACCCACCATTTAACGATAGCGAATGGGGAAGAGATAGAGTGAAACCAAACGACCCGAGGTTTAAATACGGTCTCCCTCCCGAAAACAACGCAAATTATGTTTGGATCCAGCATTATATCTATCATCTTGCCCCAAACGGCAAGGCTGGCTTTGTTATGGGAAATGGAGCCTTGTC contains:
- a CDS encoding CUB domain-containing protein, with the protein product MQWLLVLTLLGAVQNVSYKGDKAHLSGGVKSSSPETAIEVTTKAFIGDTIRFSIGDVQISAVIQSIVGDTITVDGIIVTNNVLNIRIDDMKISLSAFTQGRITVYSFGNVYADGGNINLNGVIIRNVRITFNQSGFYGYGDVAFGDRTLTLLLQIDSLNNLVAHATYSQITVYNVTLTNLFLHIENGMITGGADVNLLGNTFHLNIGFDGNELYAESYGNTFIYRELTISDFYLLVSSSSGFYGKGKIALYDSYADVELNISSNSYIQVSDGHFVIRGIEINDFYGYIGNGTYQIRGRINLYGSELNVAVYYDTNLPEPELRLSVVSSEVVVGSVRIYDLTLFISKTAGLYGSGYVYFNNISYPANGKVKVTFSTDWSGNIFVGIENGYVVLNNGATISNLTAYISNSGFLGYGTYRQGNSDVTVVFKSSNGTVSWQIYGDAIVFGNILLRHYYVGSDGRAYAWWIISPDDSLYFEINWAQRFARVVYPGTFMYGNVMVYNLTGTIYADSGFIGQGYVRIGDQNNYVEIPIQFRSNPNGKLYGVLPNYLSLPDGQGITVNIYGINVTITEDGITGYGQVNLENISFYVEFTALYNGYIDATVRDGYINLGNIVIKEINIHLYPFTASGFVYIPEFQGGIYVVLKANGNGGLSLYVPGFDFYVNGFHIYGNFQYVSGSLFFQGGVEIPGGGAGSVDYLYATSHGIDSCSITLRNIYINGFHIVYANGRFASNPGRIILSGNFDLSNLSGYIGVNNIYFNNLMISSDGRFLGCELVGVQNFHIGDFFAFSGEFGFFENYMVIYYAQIDFSNLSNVNGRVRFENIAISYDGHIVYASAIGLEYLNVGAFHASGWLYFVNSGVSLTGRVELDNIGYAYVKELLLDSHGNILGLTEAGCSFTLGGYGFTGILTFPANNRIYFEGSVHLPVFISGDATGSILLERTPDGQGGVLGTGYNVLAGSLSIPDFMMGGYHFLGGSFAFDSVGVAGRARISVPEVCEVELRLSFNWDGTFNYAYLAATGMNIPIGSTGLFINGMGGGVYHFTTPYEYWMFTLWGLVSDPVRVLALDATIEITTDGRVSGLGHLMVAQYTWASAGFDVYTRLGYLDAYGWLGEDPTEGISFWGCYIRGQDSVYYNWINVDAWGKGNLSISVWFVSLDAWFGFAYDLSTWPFVYGPYWRQRLYNSGIGASGLAFDYLAGINVTWNPARHRFDYDVWWGPVDQQNPGNAPFVSDMVFVGPYPDMGLDYDYIGGEPYIRPYDTYEVPGGYTWVNLGADNSGYFDFNYFGNSGIVYLGLYINSTAAQTVYLRYGIAGEFKLFEDGNVAVYGNNGYAQPDQYSYALNFSQPGWKYVMFKIRKLYDQWGLYLRVTDSNGNIIDGVSYQPNRPEQVVVYHDRGLSWDFYRFDRQNNVSVEGGKFVLRAEGRPLRQTYMKDKTHYPRIDFPSFKVNFMLNGVARNDSTLILMSDSTLQRYYGVLFYYPSKGDEVVGEILGAGEKTGVKTSFYVGRWYTLEFVFEPESLYLYTYEFSRSRPIRPLFSFKLDGDWNPAFYASVGGNDNVLYLDNYVVRHDWQTTMLNIETPHPYPNNARLTWTIEDTSASFIRLHFENFSTDYWDSLYVKDQYGRVWYTYNGPNLGSFSTPPIPSKKVIIEFHSDASVRDYGFKVDYVRSRKDVPYFYSTPWYIATPSPIPNNWEQTYMINIPDAKAIKICFSNFNMSITDSISADSVILFDGNGNRYGAYTGNLGTFFAIAIPGNTVNIRVKTDNVVQSQGFRVPYVSYITNDYTGVNDRTVTFKPAEGEIVKGDILKLSISSVGGNVKAVIYDVLGRSVTSSSYYVSRETSSLDVNISDLPAGVFFVRVYDENGNEIVAKKFLKVR
- a CDS encoding class I SAM-dependent DNA methyltransferase; translated protein: MKEKDLNFEDKLWKAADKLRKKIEVHEYKYVVLGLIFLRYISFAFEEKKKEIQREIKKFPQKIRAKVSEDRDIYQSNGILYIPENAGWDYIKKNANQPNIGEIIDKAIETLENEYPKQLKDVIPRIYSKVNLDQFDLAYLINLFSEIEFDEEHLGKDIFGRIYEYFLGKFTEAEGKKGGEFYTPRSLTKLIVEILDVKEGKIFDPACGSGGFFVSALEKLQKENIEKERLSIYGQESKEFVWKVCKMNLAIRNTEGDIRWGDSYHDDKFFDLRADYVVSNPPFNDSEWGRDRVKPNDPRFKYGLPPENNANYVWIQHYIYHLAPNGKAGFVMGNGALSVGGVEGEIRRKIIQDDLIYGIIAIPPKMFYTVPLPASLWFIRKTKPEHMKGKILFIYAKKMYKPISRKQNIFTEEHIAKIVEKFRMFERSEPEEKINEIGFAKVASIEEVAKNGYVLTPGRYVGIKLDEEDISFEEKMSQYSKELSELLRKEAELTEKIREVFKNLGWEV